The following proteins are encoded in a genomic region of Opitutaceae bacterium:
- the ccsA gene encoding cytochrome c biogenesis protein CcsA: protein MKRFIPLLIALAAIAGILFSLRETPAVRGYNIDEFGRLPVLSNGRIKPVDTVARTTLLQLQGRQPVYLEGGGEITPQEWLLDAAFRPERADAYRTFTIDDPEVLALIGQSEESIRREYKGVAKVLAALGFLPSRHRRFSFEQMRPYLAEIEKQAQLANGVEAPVRNRFQKAVLSLYQNLITYQGIKYSFVAPESPDPVRELAALPELLPAAAAAIRAKEEGKEHDETLLQKLIGSQIRFESMSQSGSLLVIPPAAGEAETEWKKAGEALMRVFSTGDMPPAALTYAGLALTWRSERPTEFNEIVHLYRAEMAKRYPDALTKATIESHFNFAAPFYRASVLFLATFLIGIFSWLRWPEMARRSAFWLCVIAWILTTVGIATRMWLESRPPVTNLYSSALFVGWVAVGLCIVLERMYRNAVATVTAGAAGFCALIIAHNLSLSGDTLEMMRAVLDSNFWLATHVVTITIGYGATFLAGFLAIIYVIRGLFTRSLDRGTAEALKRMVYGIVCFATLFSLVGTVLGGIWADQSWGRFWGWDPKENGALLIVIWNAIILHARWGGMVRGPGLMALAIFGNSVTAWSWFGTNMLGVGLHSYGFMEAGFVWLIAFEVLMVVLIVLACLPARVWRSGEAV, encoded by the coding sequence ATGAAGCGTTTCATTCCCTTACTCATAGCCCTCGCTGCCATTGCTGGCATCCTTTTCTCCCTGCGGGAAACGCCGGCAGTGCGGGGTTACAACATCGATGAGTTTGGCCGTCTGCCGGTTCTGAGCAACGGCCGTATCAAACCAGTGGATACAGTCGCACGGACGACCCTGCTGCAGCTCCAGGGGCGTCAGCCCGTTTACCTTGAGGGCGGAGGGGAAATCACGCCGCAGGAGTGGCTCCTGGACGCGGCGTTCCGGCCTGAGCGTGCGGACGCGTATCGCACTTTCACAATCGACGACCCGGAAGTCTTAGCCCTGATTGGGCAGAGCGAGGAGTCCATCCGGCGCGAGTACAAGGGCGTGGCAAAGGTGTTAGCCGCCTTGGGGTTCCTTCCCAGCAGGCACCGCCGCTTCTCCTTTGAGCAGATGCGGCCGTATCTCGCCGAGATCGAAAAACAGGCGCAACTTGCCAACGGGGTCGAAGCACCGGTCAGGAACCGGTTCCAGAAGGCGGTTCTTTCCCTTTATCAGAACCTCATCACGTATCAGGGTATCAAATACAGTTTTGTCGCACCCGAAAGCCCGGATCCGGTCCGCGAGCTCGCGGCGCTGCCCGAATTGCTCCCTGCTGCTGCCGCTGCGATACGAGCGAAGGAAGAAGGCAAGGAACACGACGAAACCCTGCTGCAGAAGCTCATTGGATCGCAGATCCGCTTTGAATCGATGTCGCAGAGCGGAAGCCTGCTCGTGATTCCGCCGGCAGCCGGTGAAGCCGAGACTGAATGGAAGAAGGCGGGCGAGGCGTTGATGCGCGTGTTTTCCACCGGAGACATGCCGCCCGCTGCACTCACCTATGCGGGGTTGGCTTTGACGTGGCGATCGGAGCGACCGACCGAGTTCAACGAAATTGTACACCTCTATCGTGCCGAGATGGCGAAGCGCTATCCTGACGCCCTGACAAAGGCGACTATCGAGAGCCACTTCAACTTTGCGGCTCCCTTTTACCGGGCGAGCGTGTTGTTCCTGGCGACCTTCCTTATCGGGATCTTTTCCTGGCTTCGGTGGCCGGAAATGGCACGGCGCTCGGCTTTCTGGCTTTGTGTGATCGCATGGATACTCACAACCGTCGGGATCGCCACGCGCATGTGGCTGGAATCCCGGCCGCCGGTGACGAATCTCTACAGCTCCGCGCTGTTTGTCGGCTGGGTGGCGGTGGGTCTCTGCATCGTGCTCGAGCGGATGTACCGCAACGCGGTTGCGACCGTGACGGCGGGAGCTGCCGGGTTCTGTGCCTTGATTATCGCCCACAACCTTTCGCTCTCCGGGGACACCCTTGAGATGATGCGTGCGGTGCTCGACAGCAATTTCTGGCTGGCGACGCACGTGGTCACCATCACGATCGGATACGGTGCAACGTTTCTGGCCGGGTTTCTCGCGATTATCTATGTAATCCGTGGACTGTTCACCCGCTCGTTGGATCGTGGGACTGCGGAGGCGCTGAAGCGGATGGTGTATGGCATCGTGTGTTTCGCGACCCTCTTCAGCCTGGTGGGCACGGTTCTCGGTGGCATCTGGGCCGACCAGAGCTGGGGGCGTTTCTGGGGCTGGGACCCGAAGGAAAATGGGGCGCTTTTGATTGTGATCTGGAACGCCATTATTCTTCACGCGCGCTGGGGAGGAATGGTTCGCGGCCCCGGGCTGATGGCCCTGGCTATCTTTGGCAACTCGGTGACTGCGTGGAGTTGGTTTGGCACCAACATGCTCGGCGTCGGACTGCACAGTTACGGCTTCATGGAAGCCGGCTTTGTCTGGCTTATAGCGTTTGAAGTCCTGATGGTCGTCCTGATCGTGCTCGCCTGCCTGCCTGCCCGTGTTTGGCGGAGCGGGGAGGCGGTTTGA
- a CDS encoding VCBS repeat-containing protein yields MTRKTTLLALFAAAASFGRAEGPVPSSQLNLGGPLVVKLDWGTRALQSVDIDGDGLRDLAVVNSDRSAIDLLYQNRGGATPSNRVFQSNRWEPVVEDAPFRKSSVTTSTTVYDLAAADLNGDGRTDLVYTGDPDPLTIRYQKKDGTWQEQRIADAPAPSQGVGSTRVADLDGDGRVDYVVLGQKELAVFKQLPDGAGLGAPERYPLPEEGCYGLEIVDVDQNGLPDILYLVNASREPVRVRRQSAAHHFGAELSYAIKPTRCTLQVLPPRPGATGPTFAFAQDTTGHMEEFRLVETKEATVGRLSLRPRVFSVKTGAKTPSAYVVTDVDGDGLSDVVATDPDGAQVHVYRRQRDKGFTTAETFPALADVRGVATADWDGDGKMELFLVSAKEQMVGISRWQGGRLSYPQPFLTTGKPVAVAVTSRFTGGSGLALAVAREEGGKRWVEVFAPAKGDRPISSAGEPGKGPDGGGTNVAVEDDEKGDRPISLSKIELVGMRADPRGLRWVDANQDGREDLAILSPFDPMRLIVQGEDGTFSDVSTQAGYRKGLVENLDASAMTVADVAGDGAPEMVVHTGAFARVLRLGEKNQLEVVDQLNAREPGNEVGATLVLGERGRSPVVFFEKKSEQFQLLEANAQGLYQVKQSLPAGKIDAVASEVRFEKGVATEAFLFGRDRFWWLPFGQSDHEAATVATHASDLPEISYMDVVHGDLNNDGVSELVCNDPNQNTLEILGRIADGSWSSLMHFRVFEVDPHFQGKKGGPFEPRETVIADVTGDGKADLILLVHDRVLIYPQG; encoded by the coding sequence GTGACCCGCAAGACGACCCTCCTGGCCCTGTTTGCTGCGGCAGCGTCTTTTGGTCGCGCCGAGGGCCCCGTTCCCTCCTCCCAGTTGAACCTGGGAGGTCCCTTGGTGGTGAAGCTTGATTGGGGTACCCGTGCGCTCCAATCGGTGGACATCGATGGGGATGGTCTGCGGGACCTTGCGGTGGTGAATAGTGACCGATCGGCGATTGATCTGTTGTATCAGAACCGGGGTGGGGCGACGCCGTCCAATCGTGTGTTCCAGAGTAATCGCTGGGAGCCGGTGGTGGAGGATGCCCCTTTTCGGAAGTCTAGTGTGACGACGAGCACGACGGTTTATGACCTCGCGGCTGCTGACTTGAACGGTGACGGCCGTACGGACCTTGTCTATACCGGCGACCCCGACCCGCTGACAATTCGTTATCAGAAGAAGGATGGCACGTGGCAGGAGCAGCGGATTGCAGATGCGCCTGCGCCTTCGCAGGGGGTGGGGTCGACACGGGTAGCTGACCTCGACGGAGATGGGCGAGTCGACTATGTCGTGCTCGGTCAGAAGGAATTGGCGGTTTTCAAGCAACTGCCGGACGGGGCGGGTTTGGGGGCGCCGGAGCGCTATCCCTTGCCGGAGGAGGGTTGCTATGGGTTGGAGATCGTCGATGTGGATCAGAATGGCTTGCCCGACATTTTGTACTTGGTGAATGCCTCGCGGGAGCCGGTGCGTGTGCGGAGGCAGAGTGCGGCGCATCACTTTGGAGCGGAGCTCTCTTATGCGATCAAGCCCACTCGTTGCACTTTGCAGGTGCTGCCCCCGCGCCCGGGTGCGACCGGGCCGACGTTTGCCTTTGCCCAGGACACGACTGGCCACATGGAGGAGTTTCGGCTGGTGGAGACCAAGGAAGCGACTGTGGGTAGGCTTTCGTTGCGGCCGCGGGTTTTTAGCGTAAAGACCGGAGCGAAGACCCCTTCGGCCTATGTGGTGACTGACGTGGATGGTGATGGCCTGAGCGATGTGGTGGCGACGGACCCGGATGGGGCGCAAGTCCATGTGTATCGCCGCCAGAGGGACAAAGGCTTTACGACTGCAGAGACGTTCCCCGCGCTTGCGGACGTGCGCGGTGTGGCAACGGCGGACTGGGATGGGGACGGGAAGATGGAGCTGTTTCTTGTGAGCGCGAAGGAGCAGATGGTGGGGATTTCGAGATGGCAGGGAGGCCGGTTATCGTATCCGCAGCCCTTTCTTACGACGGGCAAGCCCGTGGCTGTCGCTGTGACCTCCCGGTTTACGGGTGGCAGCGGGCTTGCGCTTGCGGTAGCGCGCGAGGAGGGGGGCAAGCGTTGGGTGGAGGTGTTTGCGCCAGCAAAAGGGGACAGACCAATTTCCTCCGCAGGTGAACCTGGGAAGGGACCTGATGGCGGCGGGACGAATGTTGCGGTTGAGGACGACGAAAAAGGGGACAGACCAATTTCCCTTTCCAAAATAGAATTGGTAGGAATGCGTGCAGATCCGCGGGGTCTGCGCTGGGTGGATGCCAACCAAGATGGGAGGGAGGACCTCGCAATTCTCTCTCCATTCGACCCCATGCGTCTTATTGTACAGGGAGAGGATGGGACGTTCAGCGATGTGTCCACACAAGCTGGGTATAGGAAGGGACTGGTGGAGAATCTTGATGCTTCTGCGATGACAGTGGCAGACGTCGCAGGCGACGGAGCGCCCGAGATGGTGGTCCACACGGGTGCGTTTGCCCGGGTGTTACGCCTCGGCGAAAAGAATCAACTCGAGGTCGTCGACCAACTGAATGCCCGAGAACCAGGCAATGAAGTGGGCGCTACTTTGGTCCTAGGGGAAAGAGGGCGGTCCCCAGTGGTTTTCTTTGAGAAGAAGTCGGAGCAGTTTCAATTGCTGGAGGCAAACGCCCAAGGGTTGTACCAGGTGAAACAGTCATTGCCGGCCGGGAAGATCGATGCCGTCGCATCTGAAGTGCGCTTTGAGAAGGGAGTTGCAACCGAGGCCTTCCTGTTCGGCAGGGACAGGTTCTGGTGGCTTCCATTTGGGCAATCAGACCATGAAGCTGCGACGGTGGCAACCCACGCTAGCGACCTCCCGGAGATCAGCTACATGGACGTCGTTCATGGAGACCTCAACAACGATGGGGTGTCGGAGTTGGTGTGCAATGACCCGAACCAGAACACGCTAGAGATACTCGGCCGTATCGCAGATGGCAGTTGGTCGAGCCTGATGCATTTCCGGGTTTTCGAAGTGGATCCTCATTTTCAAGGAAAGAAGGGCGGGCCTTTTGAACCGCGTGAAACCGTGATTGCCGACGTGACGGGTGATGGGAAAGCGGATCTGATTTTGTTGGTTCATGACCGAGTGCTCATTTACCCGCAGGGGTGA
- a CDS encoding transposase, with product MRRPRLKIDPREGAHYYHCMSRTVNSEWLFAEGDREALRKLIWAVSEFCGLRVVTYAILSNHFHLLVKVPKATFVEDEEVLRRYAVLYPNSATPITGSGDNMPAASTINPLPSWMDKQRRQMGDLSAFMKILKQRFTNLFNTRHERHGTLWSERFKSVLVEGSRALKMIAAYIDLNAVRAGLVQDPKDYRFCGYSEAVAGNGRARKGLCEVIEEMSWKNAAPHYRRLLFGIGSKPSDTKGSISHQALEGMLRSKGVLPLHVVLRCRVRYLSEGGIVGSRNFVAGELQKLRRKYGRVRGLEPRTLPPIADWGPITLLRRCQAGICEPGSEPRRAKP from the coding sequence ATGAGGAGGCCGAGGCTAAAGATAGACCCGCGCGAGGGCGCGCACTACTACCACTGCATGAGTAGGACTGTGAACAGCGAATGGCTGTTCGCAGAGGGTGACCGCGAGGCACTGCGTAAACTGATCTGGGCTGTGTCCGAATTTTGCGGCTTGAGGGTGGTCACATACGCAATTCTCTCGAACCATTTTCACCTCCTTGTGAAGGTACCCAAGGCCACATTTGTTGAGGACGAGGAGGTCCTTAGGCGATACGCCGTCCTCTACCCGAATTCAGCCACACCAATCACGGGCTCCGGCGACAACATGCCAGCAGCGAGCACTATCAACCCGCTTCCCTCGTGGATGGACAAGCAGCGCCGGCAGATGGGAGACCTTTCGGCATTCATGAAGATCCTAAAGCAGCGATTTACCAATCTCTTCAATACTCGGCACGAGCGGCACGGGACACTCTGGTCCGAGCGTTTTAAGAGCGTGCTCGTTGAGGGAAGCCGTGCCCTTAAGATGATTGCCGCCTATATTGATTTAAATGCAGTACGTGCTGGACTTGTCCAAGATCCAAAGGATTACCGATTTTGCGGGTATTCTGAAGCCGTCGCCGGAAACGGCCGCGCCCGGAAAGGTCTTTGCGAGGTGATCGAAGAGATGAGCTGGAAGAATGCCGCCCCGCATTATCGTCGATTGTTGTTCGGAATTGGCTCCAAGCCTTCCGACACGAAAGGGTCCATCTCTCATCAAGCGCTTGAGGGCATGCTGCGCTCCAAGGGAGTGCTGCCATTGCACGTCGTATTGCGATGTCGTGTTCGCTATCTCAGCGAAGGCGGCATTGTCGGGTCACGAAATTTCGTGGCCGGGGAACTTCAAAAGCTCAGGCGCAAATACGGTAGAGTTCGTGGCCTTGAGCCAAGGACATTGCCGCCGATCGCCGACTGGGGCCCGATCACTCTCCTGCGGCGCTGCCAAGCAGGTATATGTGAACCCGGATCGGAGCCAAGACGGGCCAAGCCATGA
- the leuD gene encoding 3-isopropylmalate dehydratase small subunit, with translation MSLEKITAVAGRAVYVPGNDIDTDRIIPARFMKCVSFDGLGEFLFYDVRKNADGTDKTHPLNESRFKGATILLSGANFGCGSSREHAPQAIQKYGFRAIVAENFAEIFFGNCTTLGIPCLSAAREDIAKIAAAIDKDPSTQVTIDVANQEIRFGAQSVKASIRDSAQDALVNGRWDAIGELLEGREAVKVTAAKLPYLAA, from the coding sequence ATGTCTCTCGAAAAAATTACCGCAGTCGCCGGGCGTGCTGTTTATGTCCCTGGCAACGATATCGATACCGACCGCATCATCCCGGCGCGGTTCATGAAGTGCGTCAGCTTTGATGGTCTTGGCGAATTCCTGTTTTACGATGTCCGTAAGAACGCCGACGGCACTGACAAGACCCACCCGCTCAACGAGAGCAGGTTCAAAGGGGCGACGATTCTGCTTTCCGGCGCGAATTTTGGCTGTGGGAGTTCTCGCGAGCACGCTCCTCAGGCGATCCAAAAATACGGTTTTCGCGCGATTGTCGCCGAGAACTTTGCCGAGATCTTCTTTGGCAACTGCACGACACTCGGCATCCCTTGCCTCAGTGCCGCTCGTGAGGATATTGCAAAGATTGCCGCTGCGATCGACAAGGACCCTTCCACGCAGGTCACGATTGACGTTGCCAACCAAGAGATCCGTTTTGGCGCCCAATCAGTGAAGGCGTCCATCCGCGATTCTGCGCAGGATGCCCTCGTGAATGGCCGTTGGGATGCGATTGGAGAACTCTTGGAAGGCCGGGAGGCCGTAAAGGTGACTGCAGCGAAGCTTCCGTACCTGGCGGCCTAA
- a CDS encoding LysR family transcriptional regulator, whose protein sequence is MPREYQFPFELRHLIYFREVAKTLHFRKAAEALNVAQPALSRQIAQLESALGTALFIRSRRRVELTAAGVAWRDRIEPILRSLASAAREVEAVAHGQVGHIRVGFTGLAMATVLPTILREFNTRYPGIRLELTESPTAIQLPALLNGELGCGFFHPDAPTPALETRLLLREKNGVLLPPSHPLAAKPKLRLRDLADTPFVLFPRTHNPGFYDRILAACAQAGLTLRVVEEIWPRANGIGLVRAGLGATFITPSEAKLLPPDVQYRILEGVAPESRLVLGWRRLPVEDPSLQAFLGVASKAATPKI, encoded by the coding sequence ATGCCTAGAGAGTATCAATTCCCATTCGAACTGCGGCATTTGATCTATTTTCGCGAGGTGGCGAAGACGCTCCACTTTCGCAAGGCGGCAGAGGCGCTCAACGTCGCCCAACCTGCCTTGAGCCGGCAAATTGCCCAATTGGAAAGCGCCCTCGGTACCGCCCTCTTCATTCGGAGCAGGAGGCGTGTGGAACTCACGGCGGCGGGAGTGGCATGGCGTGATCGGATCGAGCCAATTCTCAGATCGCTTGCCTCGGCCGCAAGGGAGGTGGAAGCCGTTGCACACGGGCAGGTGGGGCACATTCGCGTGGGCTTCACCGGTCTCGCAATGGCAACAGTCCTTCCGACAATCCTGCGCGAGTTCAATACCCGCTATCCCGGGATTCGATTGGAGCTCACGGAGTCCCCCACAGCTATCCAATTGCCGGCGCTCCTGAACGGGGAACTCGGTTGCGGCTTTTTTCACCCCGATGCGCCGACTCCTGCTCTCGAGACTCGTCTTTTACTTCGGGAGAAGAATGGAGTCCTTCTGCCTCCAAGCCATCCGCTGGCGGCCAAGCCAAAATTGCGCCTCCGCGACCTTGCCGATACGCCGTTCGTGCTCTTCCCTCGCACCCACAACCCCGGGTTCTACGACCGTATCCTCGCCGCGTGCGCCCAAGCGGGCCTCACGTTGCGCGTCGTTGAGGAGATCTGGCCACGCGCGAACGGCATTGGTCTGGTGAGAGCCGGCCTCGGAGCGACATTCATCACCCCTTCCGAGGCGAAGCTTCTACCGCCCGATGTGCAGTACCGAATCCTGGAGGGCGTTGCACCGGAGAGCCGGCTGGTCCTGGGCTGGCGGCGCCTTCCTGTCGAAGATCCCTCGCTTCAGGCCTTTCTCGGGGTGGCGTCGAAAGCTGCGACACCAAAAATATAA
- a CDS encoding cytochrome c biogenesis protein ResB has translation MRDLARSFIDLFSSLRLTVVLLALSMVLVFAATLDQVNLGVWAVQEKYFRSLFVMVFWPGTRIPIPVFPGGYLVGGFLLVNLVTAFFTRFRWGLGKAGLLMSHFGLILLLISEFATGLLQKDYQMNLIEGNKGHHVESFREIELAVIDSTPADHDEVVAIPSDLLHRGADLQHPKLPFRLAVKAYFPNSELGMRPEGIELPIAATQGLGTRVFARPAPISHSDSNPNVPSVYVEVMGPNGSLGTWLISTALGAPQTFQFEGKSWRLVLRPARLYLPFSLQLLKVTHEIYPGSDIPRNFASRVRIEDPSLKLDHEVQIYMNNPLRHGGLTFYQYQMNAANGNSVFQVVRNPGWLLPYISCVLMGLGLTWHFVVSLARTRSRVGAPVHP, from the coding sequence ATGCGCGACCTCGCACGTTCCTTCATTGACCTCTTTTCTTCCCTGCGGCTCACGGTGGTGCTGCTCGCGTTGTCCATGGTTTTGGTCTTTGCGGCGACCCTGGACCAGGTGAACCTGGGCGTTTGGGCGGTTCAGGAGAAGTATTTCCGCTCGTTGTTTGTCATGGTCTTTTGGCCCGGGACACGCATCCCGATTCCTGTTTTTCCCGGCGGTTATCTCGTTGGTGGATTTCTGCTCGTCAATTTGGTCACCGCATTCTTCACGCGTTTTCGCTGGGGCTTGGGAAAAGCGGGCCTCTTGATGAGCCATTTTGGATTGATCCTCCTTCTGATAAGCGAGTTTGCGACCGGTTTGCTCCAGAAGGACTATCAAATGAATCTCATCGAAGGTAACAAAGGTCACCACGTTGAGAGCTTCCGTGAAATCGAACTGGCAGTGATCGACAGCACCCCGGCCGACCACGACGAGGTGGTGGCGATTCCATCCGACCTTCTTCACAGGGGAGCGGATCTCCAGCATCCGAAGCTGCCTTTTCGTCTCGCAGTGAAGGCCTACTTCCCGAATTCGGAGCTTGGCATGCGCCCCGAGGGGATTGAGTTGCCAATCGCAGCCACCCAGGGTCTCGGCACCCGCGTATTTGCGCGGCCGGCGCCGATCTCCCACTCCGACAGCAACCCAAACGTCCCCTCGGTGTATGTCGAGGTGATGGGCCCCAATGGGTCGCTTGGGACCTGGCTGATTTCGACGGCGTTGGGCGCCCCTCAAACCTTTCAATTTGAAGGGAAATCCTGGCGGCTCGTACTCAGGCCTGCGCGGCTTTATCTACCCTTCTCGCTGCAACTCCTGAAGGTGACGCACGAGATCTATCCAGGCTCGGATATCCCGAGAAACTTCGCGAGCCGGGTGCGAATAGAGGACCCCAGTCTCAAGCTCGACCACGAAGTCCAGATCTACATGAACAACCCGCTCCGCCACGGCGGTCTTACCTTCTACCAGTATCAGATGAACGCGGCCAACGGAAACTCGGTGTTCCAGGTCGTGCGTAACCCAGGTTGGTTGCTGCCCTACATCTCCTGCGTGCTGATGGGCCTCGGACTCACCTGGCATTTTGTTGTTTCACTGGCCCGCACCAGGAGCCGTGTTGGCGCCCCCGTCCACCCATGA
- the leuC gene encoding 3-isopropylmalate dehydratase large subunit, which produces MAKSLFQKVWDAHTVRKLANGQTQLLIGTHLIHEVTSPQAFGMLRDLGLKVSMPHRTFATVDHIVPTDQLVEPFADPLADAMIKALRKNCQEFGITFFDRSTGKQGIVHIVGPEQGITQPGTTIACGDSHTSTHGAFGAIAFGIGTTQIRDVLATQTMALGPLKVRRIEVNGKLRPGVYAKDVILHIIRVLGVNGGTGYAYEYAGEVFDRFTMEERMTVCNMSIEGGARVGYVNPDSTTFEYLKGRPYSPKGAAWEEAVARWQAFASDPGCHYDDVVTIDAGTIAPTVTWGINPGQGVSIEETIPDPSQAKSVDEKASIEEALAYMKLQPGAPIKGTKIDVAFLGSCTNGRLSDFQEVARFLKGKRVAPGVKAIAVPGSQGVAVLCESLGIDRVFQEAGFEWRAAGCSMCLAMNPDKLVGDQLCASSSNRNFKGRQGSPTGRTVLMSPLMVAAAAVTGKVADAREVFAVN; this is translated from the coding sequence ATGGCAAAATCTCTCTTCCAGAAAGTCTGGGACGCTCACACCGTCCGCAAGCTTGCAAATGGCCAAACCCAGTTGCTCATTGGCACTCATCTCATCCATGAGGTAACCAGTCCGCAAGCGTTCGGCATGCTCCGCGACCTGGGTCTCAAGGTCTCGATGCCCCACAGGACATTTGCCACCGTGGACCACATCGTCCCGACCGATCAACTGGTTGAGCCGTTCGCCGATCCGCTCGCGGATGCGATGATCAAGGCGCTGCGAAAGAATTGCCAGGAATTCGGGATCACCTTCTTTGACCGCTCCACGGGCAAGCAGGGCATCGTCCATATTGTCGGCCCGGAGCAGGGAATCACGCAGCCTGGCACAACCATCGCTTGCGGAGATTCGCACACGTCCACCCACGGGGCGTTCGGTGCGATCGCATTTGGCATCGGCACCACCCAGATCCGTGACGTCCTCGCGACCCAGACCATGGCACTTGGGCCGCTCAAGGTGCGTCGCATCGAGGTGAATGGGAAGCTGCGCCCTGGCGTTTACGCCAAAGACGTCATCCTCCACATCATCCGCGTACTTGGGGTCAATGGTGGGACTGGTTACGCTTACGAATATGCAGGCGAGGTGTTCGACCGTTTCACGATGGAAGAACGCATGACCGTGTGTAATATGTCCATCGAAGGCGGTGCGCGTGTTGGTTATGTCAACCCCGACTCAACGACCTTTGAGTACCTGAAGGGCCGGCCGTATTCCCCGAAGGGGGCCGCCTGGGAGGAAGCGGTGGCGCGCTGGCAGGCGTTTGCGTCTGATCCGGGCTGTCACTACGACGACGTGGTCACGATCGATGCGGGGACCATCGCGCCAACGGTTACCTGGGGCATCAACCCAGGCCAGGGCGTTTCCATCGAGGAAACGATCCCCGATCCCTCGCAGGCAAAGTCGGTTGACGAAAAGGCGTCAATCGAGGAGGCCCTTGCTTACATGAAGCTGCAGCCCGGTGCGCCGATCAAAGGCACGAAGATCGATGTGGCCTTCCTCGGCTCCTGCACCAATGGCCGTCTTTCTGATTTCCAGGAGGTGGCGCGGTTCCTGAAGGGCAAGCGCGTCGCGCCTGGTGTGAAGGCGATTGCCGTCCCCGGTTCTCAAGGCGTGGCTGTTTTGTGCGAATCGCTCGGCATCGACCGGGTGTTTCAAGAAGCAGGCTTCGAATGGCGTGCCGCGGGGTGCTCGATGTGCCTGGCGATGAACCCGGACAAACTCGTTGGTGACCAGCTCTGCGCCAGCTCTTCCAACCGCAACTTCAAGGGAAGACAGGGAAGTCCCACTGGTCGTACCGTGCTCATGAGCCCACTGATGGTGGCGGCAGCAGCTGTCACTGGCAAAGTTGCGGATGCGCGTGAAGTCTTCGCCGTCAACTGA
- a CDS encoding MotA/TolQ/ExbB proton channel family protein produces MLLAAIELARIFQGAGVLIYPLGLCSLVAVFIICERSFALRTAAIIPDDLADSVLQGQAMSGGKHSALSRIIDFIERHPGDEDGAKAYARLEVMKMERGVSYLDTIYTGAPLLGLIGTVFGLLAAFSQIDPDTHMPDPVRFTESVGFALSATLIGLCVAVVALVGNGYLQRRIDQHAARLDVLLERVLALGHRKPHAPTQP; encoded by the coding sequence ATGCTCCTTGCCGCCATTGAACTCGCCCGGATCTTCCAGGGCGCCGGTGTCCTCATCTACCCGCTGGGCCTTTGCTCTCTCGTCGCGGTGTTTATCATCTGCGAGCGATCATTCGCCCTCCGGACCGCGGCAATAATCCCGGATGACCTGGCAGATTCCGTCCTGCAGGGCCAGGCCATGTCCGGCGGCAAACACTCGGCGCTCAGCCGAATCATCGACTTCATCGAGCGCCATCCCGGTGATGAAGACGGAGCCAAAGCATACGCCCGCCTCGAGGTCATGAAGATGGAGCGGGGAGTGAGTTACCTGGACACCATTTATACTGGGGCCCCACTCCTGGGCCTAATCGGCACCGTGTTCGGCCTCCTCGCCGCCTTTTCCCAAATCGACCCCGACACCCACATGCCGGATCCCGTACGCTTCACCGAAAGCGTCGGCTTCGCCCTCTCCGCCACACTCATTGGCCTTTGCGTCGCCGTCGTCGCCCTTGTGGGCAATGGTTACCTCCAGCGTCGCATCGACCAGCACGCCGCACGGCTCGACGTGCTCCTAGAACGCGTGCTCGCCTTGGGCCACCGCAAGCCCCACGCCCCCACGCAGCCATGA